A region from the Coffea eugenioides isolate CCC68of chromosome 9, Ceug_1.0, whole genome shotgun sequence genome encodes:
- the LOC113782665 gene encoding ABC transporter G family member 23 — translation MASCFQPQGLNVEEDSAILFSTSDSPGGLSSISTRCSSSSFHHSPPTDPSKQSYELRLRKLSYTIYKNGSFFFGKLKKTKPISILKSVSFTARSSEILAVVGPSGTGKSSLLRVISGKVRNKDFKPKSVFINGYAITNTAQLRKICGFVAQDDDLLPLLTVKETLMFSADFRLKEMSTREKEERVDGLMVELGLVHVADGFVGDEENRGISGGERKRVSIGVELIHDPSILLLDEPTSGLDSTSALQVIELLSSMAKSKQRTILLSIHQPSYRMFEYISNFLILSGGTVVHNGSLESLEETINRLGFQIPVQLNALEFSMEIMNALEESCSETTDDLLINSEDEMWRKDVGRGLFQPPVDQCGVKGGFFIRNMYEIMVLCSRFLKIIYRTKQLLLARTMQALVGGFGLGTVYLKVRNDAGGVAERLGLFAFSLSFLLSSTVEALPIYLQERRVLMKEASRGAYKVSSYMIANTLIFLPFLFLVAILFSVPVYWLVGLNPSISAFAFFVFMVWLIVLMASSLVLFLSAISPDFISGNSLICTVLGAFFLFSGYFIPKECIPKYWLFMYYVSLYRYPLDSLLTNEYWSLRSECFSWSNATQDYSTKCVLTGNDVLKGRGLERDTRWINVGIMLGFFVFYRVLCWVILARKVAKTTI, via the coding sequence ATGGCGTCATGCTTCCAACCGCAAGGACTAAACGTGGAAGAAGATTCAGCCATACTATTCTCCACTTCTGATTCACCAGGAGGATTATCATCCATCAGCACTCGATGTTCTTCTTCATCATTCCATCATTCACCACCAACAGATCCATCCAAACAATCCTATGAACTCAGGTTAAGGAAACTTTCCTATACTATTTACAAAAATGGGTCTTTTTTCtttggaaaattgaagaaaactaaGCCCATTAGTATTCTGAAATCAGTCTCTTTCACTGCAAGAAGCTCTGAGATATTAGCAGTTGTTGGACCGAGTGGCACTGGTAAATCTTCCCTTCTTCGAGTCATCTCAGGGAAAGTCAGGAACAAGGATTTCAAACCAAAAAGTGTGTTTATTAATGGCTATGCGATTACTAACACTGCTCAGCTGAGGAAAATATGCGGTTTTGTGGCTCAAGATGATGATCTGCTGCCTCTTCTTACTGTCAAGGAGACACTGATGTTTAGTGCTGATTTTCGACTCAAGGAAATGAGTAcgagagaaaaggaagagagagTTGATGGATTGATGGTGGAACTTGGACTTGTTCATGTTGCTGATGGATTTGTAGGAGATGAAGAGAACCGTGGGATATCAGgcggagaaagaaagagagtcTCAATTGGAGTTGAATTGATTCATGATCCATCAATTTTACTGCTTGATGAGCCAACTTCAGGACTGGATAGCACTTCAGCACTTCAGGTGATCGAGTTGCTTTCGTCTATGGCAAAATCAAAGCAGAGAACTATACTTTTGTCCATCCACCAGCCTAGTTATCGAATGTTTGAGTATATATCGAATTTCTTGATCCTTTCTGGTGGAACTGTTGTCCATAATGGTTCGCTAGAATCACTTGAGGAGACTATAAACAGATTGGGATTTCAAATTCCTGTGCAGTTAAATGCACTTGAATTTTCCATGGAGATCATGAATGCACTTGAGGAATCATGCTCTGAAACTACTGATGATCTCTTGATTAATTCAGAGGATGAAATGTGGCGAAAAGATGTTGGTAGAGGTCTATTTCAACCTCCTGTTGATCAATGTGGAGTAAAAGGCGGATTTTTTATCAGAAACATGTATGAAATTATGGTACTTTGTTCTCGATTTTTGAAGATAATATACAGAACAAAGCAGCTGTTACTTGCGAGAACTATGCAAGCTCTTGTTGGAGGATTTGGGTTGGGAACTGTATATCTAAAAGTGCGGAACGATGCAGGAGGAGTCGCAGAAAGGTTAGGCCTATTTGCTTTTAGTCTtagctttcttctttcttccacaGTTGAAGCACTTCCCATATATCTTCAAGAAAGACGAGTCCTGATGAAAGAAGCTTCAAGAGGTGCCTACAAAGTTTCTTCTTACATGATCGCAAACACACTTATCTTCCTTCCCTTTCTATTCCTCGTCGCGATTCTCTTCTCAGTTCCTGTATACTGGCTCGTGGGGCTTAACCCTTCAATTTCTGCTTTTGCATTCTTCGTTTTCATGGTTTGGCTCATTGTTCTGATGGCTAGCTCCTTGGTTCTCTTCCTTAGTGCCATTTCTCCAGACTTCATCTCAGGGAACTCTCTGATTTGTACAGTTCTTGGTGCTTTTTTCTTGTTCTCTGGCTACTTCATCCCAAAAGAGTGCATTCCAAAGTATTGGCTCTTCATGTACTATGTTTCCTTATACAGATATCCTCTGGATTCCCTTCTTACAAATGAATATTGGAGTTTGAGAAGTGAATGTTTTTCTTGGAGCAATGCTACTCAAGATTACAGTACCAAATGTGTACTTACAGGAAATGATGTTTTGAAAGGCAGAGGACTTGAGAGGGATACAAGGTGGATCAATGTTGGGATCATGTTAGGCTTCTTTGTATTTTATAGAGTGCTTTGTTGGGTAATTCTTGCAAGAAAGGTTGCAAAGACCACAATATGA